The Gemmatimonadota bacterium DH-78 region GGATTCTCCATCGGCGAGGGGCGCCGACCCGGCGAGGGCGTCGGCGAACTGGCGGCGGTACAGACGGGCGTACACCGCACTCCGGTCGAGGAGCTCGGCGTGGGTTCCGCGGGCCTCGATCGCGCCTCCGTCGAGCACGACGATCCGATCGGCCCGGATCACGGTGCTCAGCCGGTGCGCGATCACGAGGGTGGTGCGGCCCTTCATCAGTTCCTGGAGCGCGTCCTGCACCAGGTGCTCGCTCTCGGCGTCGAGGCTGCTCGACGCCTCGTCGAGGATCAGGATCCGGGGCCGCTTGAGAAAGACCCGCGCGATGGCGAGCCGCTGCCGCTGCCCTCCGCTCAGGGTGATCCCCCGCTCGCCCACCCACTGGTCGTAGCCGTCGGGAAAGCCCGAGATGAACTCGTGGGCGTGGGCCCGGCGGGCGGCCTCCTCCACCTGCTCCGGCGAGGCGTCGGGATCGCCGTAGAGCAGGTTGTCTCGGATCGTCCCGGCGAAGAGCATCGGCTCCTGCGGTACGACGCCGATGGCCGCACGCAGCTCCTCGAGCGCCACTTCGCGGACCGGCACTCCGTCGATCGACACCGTGCCTCGAGAGGAGTCGAAGAAACGGGGGATCAGCGCCGCGAGCGTGCTCTTGCCCGCACCCGAGGGCCCGACCAGCGCCACCTGCTGTCCGGAGTGGATGTCCAGATCCACCCCTTCGAGCACCCAGGGCTGGTCGTCGGCATAGCGGAAGAACACGCGGTCGAAGCGCACCGACCCGTCGAGCGGCCTCGGCAGCGGACGGGGTGAGGCCGGCTCGTCGAGCTCGCGCGGGTGGTCCAGAAGCTCGAAGAGTCGCTGCGCCGCGCCCGACGCCTCCTGGATGTTGCCCCAGAAGCCCGCCAGCGAGGTGATGGCTCCCGCGATGGTGACGGCGTAGAGCAGGAAGGCGACCAGGGTGCCCGCGGTGAGGTCGCCGGCCAGCACGAGGCGTCCGCCCTGCCAGAGCACGGCCACGATCGCCCCGAAGGCGGCGAAGGTGACGGCCCCGGTCAGCCCGGCGCGAGCCACGGCCCGCTGAAGCCCCTGGTCGCGGGTGGACCCGATCTCGCGCGCGAAGGCCTCCGCCTCCCAGCGCTCGCGGTTGAAACTCTGCACGGTCCGGATCTGGGTGAACACCTGCTCGGCGCGGGCCACCGCGGTCGCGAGGGTATCCTGGATCCCGGTGCTGTATCGCCGCACCCGCCGGCCGAAGAGCCAGCCCACCAGGATCGCCACCGGCACCGCCGTGAGCGTCACGAGGGTGAGCCGCGGGTTCGTGGCGGTCACGAGCACGAGCGCGCCCACGAGGAAGAGACCCTGGCGCACGAGCTCGGGCACGCCGAAGCGGAGGACCTGCTGCAGCACCCCCACGTCGGAGGCGAGACGCGACGACAGCTCGCCCACCCGACGCCGGGCGAAGAACCCGGGAGACTGGCCGACGAGGGCATCGAAGAGCTCGATGCGGAGCTCGGCCACGACGTTCTCCGACACCGACGCCGTGAGATAGCTCTGCGCGAAGTTGAGCACCGCCTGCACCGCGAACAGCCCCAGCAGGAAGAGGGCGATCCGGTCGAGGGTGCCCATCGACGACTCGAGGAAGGCGGCGTCGAGGAGCTCGCGCACCACCAGCGGAAAGGCGAGGGAGATGACGCTGGTGACGACGATGAGGACGCCGGCCAGAACGAGCCGGCTTCGCCAGGGGCGGAGGCGGGGGGCGAGGCGCCTCAGGAACCCCAGCTTCCCGGTGCGTGACGTTGTGGAATCGGGCATGTCGGGAGGGTTGAAACGCGCGCTGCGGCGGGGAGTAACATACCCCTCCTCTCATCACCGAACGAGCCATGGCACGCCCACGCCTGTATATCTCTCTCGCGGTCACCGTCGCCTGGACGCTGGCCCTTCTCTTTCTCGGCAGCGTGGTGCACGCCACCGAGTCGTCGCTCGCCTGTCCCGACTGGCCCACCTGCTTCGGCACCATGATGCCCGAGATGGTGGGCGGCGTGTTCTGGGAGCACCTGCACCGTCTCGTGGCCGGAGGGCTGATCCTTCTCTTCGGACTCGCCACCTGGTTCGCCACCCGCGACGCCGATCGGCGCTGGATGGTGCGGGCTTCGGTCGCCGGTGTGGTCCTGCTCCTGGTGCAGGCCGTGTTCGGCGGCCTCACCGTGATCTACCAGCTGCCCGACGCGATCTCGACCACGCACCTGGCGCTCGCCTTCATCTTCCTCAGCCTGGCGGTCGTGCTGACCACCGCCGCCTCGCGCCGGTCGGCGCAGATCGTGCCGACCGACCCCCGGCTCCGCGGCATTCTGCGGCGGTGGGGTGGCGGGGCGACGGCGCTCGTCTTTCTGCAGAGCGTGGTGGGCGCGGTGGTTCGGCACACCGACGCCGGACTGGCCTGCCCCGACTTCCCCACCTGCCTCGGATCGTGGGTGCCCCCGATCGAAACCCATTTCGTGGCGGTGCACTTCACCCACCGGGTGCTCGGCGTGCTCGCCACCCTGGCGGTGATCGGCCTGGTCGTGGCGCTCGTGCGAGCCGGAGCGTCGACGACCCTTCGACGTCGGGCACTCGGCGCCGTGTCGATCGTGCTGGTGCAGTTCACCCTCGGGGTGGTGTCGGTGCTGACCATTCTGAGCGTGCTCCCGGTATCGCTGCACACGCTGGGAGCCGCGGCGCTGCTCGCCCTGCTCGTGCACCTCACCGCGCTCGGTCACCTCGAGGGTGAGCCCGTCGCCGCCGCCCGCCCGACCGCGGGGGTCGTCTGATGGACGCGCAGGCACTCGGCGATCTGCTCGCACCGGTCAACGCCACCCTCAACGCCACCGCCACCGTGTGCCTCCTCGCGGGCTTCGCCTTCATCCGGGCTCGCCGGATCGAGGCGCACCGAAAGGCGATGCTGGCGGCCGTCGGGGCCTCGGCGCTCTTCCTGGTGTTCTACCTCACCCGCTTCGCGCTCACCGGCACCCACGAGTTCGCCGGAACCGGCACCGCCCGCACCGTCTACCTCTCGATCCTCTTCTCGCACATGGTGCTTGCCGTGGTGGTGGTGCCGCTGGTGCTCCGCCTGCTCCATCTCGCGCGCACGGAGCGCTTCACCGAGCACCGCCGGCTCGCGCGTTGGACCTACCCGATCTGGCTGTACGTGTCGATCACCGGAATCGTCGTCTACGCCCTGCTCTACCACGTGTACGGGTACGTATGAGCACGGATCCGCCCAGTCAGGCCCCCGGCAGGAAGACGGTGACCACGCCGCCGCCCTCGGCGTGGTTGCCGAGATCGATCCGCCCCCCGAAGCCCTCGATGATCTTGCGGGCGAAGGGGAGTCCCAGACCCAGCGCCTCGGGACGCGTGGTGTAGAACAGGTCGTGGGCGCGCTCGAGCGCCTCGGGCGAGAAGCCGGGGCCGCGGTCGCGAATGGTGACCGTGGCCTCGTCCCCCACCTTCTCCACGGTGACGTCGACGGTCTTCCCCTCGCCGAAATGGCCGGCGTTGTTGAGCAGCAGGTAGACCGCGTCGAGGAACCGGCCGCGGTGGATGCGGGCCTGAACCGGGAAGGCCGGGGCCGCGAAGCGCACCCCGGTCTCGGAGTCTGCGATGAACTCGCGTGCCACCTGCTGCACCACGCTCACGAGGTTGTGCGTCTCGTCGGGGGTGAGGGGCTCCCGCAGGTGGAACTCGAGGTCCTGCAACCCGCCCAGGGCGCGGTCGATTCCCTCGCGCAGAAGTCCGGGGTCGCCCTCCCGAACCCGCGTGAGCGGCTCCTGTACCCTCCCCTCCAGAAAGGCCGCGATCCGTCCGAGCGCCTGCTTCAACGCCTCTTCCCGACTCTGGTCGGCCGGAATCCAGGTGGCGGCGACCGCCCGGCGCACCTCGGTCACTCCGCGAGGCTCGCCCGGGTCCTCGGCGCCGAGGGATCCGCGGCGCAGTTCGGCGCCGAGACGATCGAGCGCGGCCGGGTGCGGGTCCGGAGGAATCGGGCGCTCGCGTCCCCGTCCCAGCATCCAGCCGAGGCCGATTCCCAGGAGGGCGAGCACGACGGCGACGAGGATGTGAACGGTCATGAAGCCTCTGGGTGGGGTGGAAGCGAAGGGGCATTGTGATGACGCGGGGCCGCTCGTGCAATACGTTCCACGGTGTTCGACACGAACCCGACACCGCACGATCACACCCCGGGCCGACCCGGCCCGACGTCGCCTTTCCCGAATGCCCGACAATCTTCCCGAGAATCAGGTCCCGGACCTCGACGAGCCCTGGGACCGGGGGGAACTCGAGGCCGTGCTGGCCACGAGCTCCGACCCCCACAACCCCGACCCCGACACGATCTACCGCATCGTGCGGGAGACCCTGCGGTTCGCCGTGGTGGGCATGTCGCGCGACCTGAGCAAGCCCGCGCGCAGGATCCCCTCGTATCTGGCCGCCAAGGGAGGCGAGGTGATTCCGATCAACCCGAATGCGGAACGCATTCTCGGGCAGGTCGCGCGGGATTCCCTCGACGAGGTGCCCGTGCCGGTCGACATGGTGCTCGTCTTCCGTCCCTCGGAAGAGGCGGGCGAGGTCATCCGATCGGCGATGGTGCGCCCCGAGGGGCCGGTGATCTGGCTCCAGGACGGCATTCGGGCGGACGAGGCGGCCGCCGAGGCGCGAGCGCTCGGACGCACCGTGGTTCAGGACCTCTGCATCTACGAAGTGCACCGGGCATTCGGCGACACCCTGCGGCGCGCACAGGAGCGCTCCCCCGGGATCTGACCCGGCGGGCGATCAGCCCTCGAGGTACTCCTTCACCATGGCGGCGTGCTTGCCGGCCTTCACCTTCGGCCACGCCTGCTCGATGCGCCCCTCCGCGTCGATCAGAAACGAGCTCCGCTCGATGCCCATGAAGGTGCGCCCGTACATCGACTTCTCCTTCCACACGCCGAAGGCCTCGGCCACGGCGTGGTCCTCGTCGGCGAGGAGCGGGAAGTTCAGGTCGTACTTGTCGCGAAACTTCACGTGCGACTTCACCGAGTCGGGCGACACGCCGACGACGTCCACTCCGAGCGAGGTGAAGGCGGGAAGGTCGTCGCGGAGGTCGCACGCCTGGGTGGTGCAACCGGGGGTGTCGTCCTTCGGATAGAAGTAGACGAGCAGCCGCCGCCCGGCGAAGTCGCCGAGCGACACCGACGAGCCGTCGTCGGCGGGGAGGGTGAAGTCGGGGGCGGCGTCTCCGGGCGACAGCATCGATACTCCGGGAAGGGGGTTCAGCCAGCTTCGAGTTCGGGGCCGCGCAGCAGGTCGGGCACCGATTCCTGAGCCTCTACCCGGGCCTCCACCGTCGCGGTCCAGCGACACACGGAGTCGCCGCGAGACTGGCACCGGTCGTGGATCACCGCCGCCTCCGCCGCGACTTCCGACTCGAGCACGGCGCGGCAGAATCCCGTCACGAAGTGGCAGGCGTCGCCGCCCGGATCGCTGCGATAGAAGATCAGCGAGCTGCCCTCGAGCACGAACGGACCGGGGGCGAACGCCCCCACGCTCCGGCCGAACAGCCGCTTGAGGCGCCGTCGGGTGTATCGCCGCGCCATCCGGAAGGTCAAGCCCGGAGGCAGGGTGCGCCCCACCCAACCGGGGCCGTCGCCCCGCGTGCCCGCGAGCTGCCGGCCGGCCCGAAGGAACACCTCCTCGGAGTCGGGGCGCCGCAGCACCAGCCGCATCAGGTCGATCGCCTCGGTATCGGAGATCCGACGACGCTTCCGAACCGACTCCCGGTAGTGCCGGATCTGGCGCTCCACCACGTCGCTCAGCCCCAGACGACGCGGCAGCGTGACCGTGGGATCCTCGTCCTGGAGGATCTCGGCCGGGAAGTCCTGGGCTCGAATCACTTCGAGAAGCGTGAGCCCGAGAACCGCTGCGATGCGGGGGCGGCTGGATTCCGATGCGCTCAAGAAGGTGCATCCGATGGGGAGCGGGAACGAGGGTGGTAATCTCGCCCCGTGGGTGTGATTTTTCAAAACGTACCGATTTGAGCCTGACACCGGGCTCCCCTCGGGCTATCTACCAGTAGTCTCAGTTTGCTGGATGTGGGGCGGAGTGAGGTACGCTGTGCGCTCTGTGTTGCCAACCCGGGGGGGCTGGTTCGCACCGAGAGAGCCGGTACTTCCTCCGCCCTCGTTCGTTTGCGCGCATTGCCGTGCTGCTCTTCGACCCCGACCTTGGGGCATGCGCAGATACCCCGCTTTCGACCCGCCCGAGTACCTCGACTGGACCCCCGATCCCGAGCTGATCGTCTCGTATCGGAGGCGCATCGAACAGGACTCCCGTAGACGCGCCGCCATCGAGTCCCTCGCTCGCGGCGACCTGCTCTCGCTCTATCGCGACCTGCTTCGCACCCGACTGCACGACATCGGTTTGAAGCGATGGGTGAAGACCGGCGTGATCTCCAAGGCATGGCTCGGTACCGGTGAGGAAGCGGTCACGGTCGGCACGGTGGGAGCGCTCGATCGAGAGCTCGACGTGGTGTGCCCCATGATCCGCAACGCGGGCGCGTTGCACATGATGGGCGTGCCCCTCGCCGACCTCTTTCGGGGCTATCTGGCAACCCCCGACTCGCTGTCCGGCGGACGCGACCTCCACATCGGCGACCTCGGGCGCAACGTGCTTCAGCCCATCAGTCACATGGGCACCAACGCTCAGGTGATGGCCGGGGTGGCACTCAGCTTCTCGAATCGCGAGGAGCCGCGGGTGGCACTCACCTTCATCGGCGACGGCGCCACCCGAACGGCCGCGTTCCACGAGGGCGCGAACCTGGCGGCCGTGCTCGGGCTCCCGGTGATCTTCGTGGTGCAGGACAACCAGGTGGCGCTCGGCACCCGGCGCGACCAGCACGGTCGGGGCGACCCCGGGGAGCTCGGCGCCGCCTACGGCATTCCCACCTGGACGGCCGACGGCAATCACCTGCTCGACACCTGGGCCGCCGCCCGCCTTGCCGCGGAGCACTGCCGCTCGGGAGCAGGGCCGGCCATGGTGGTCGCGCGCACCTTTCGAATGGGCGGGCACGCCACCCACGACGAGCGCGAGGCGCGCACCACCTTCGACCCCACCCTCTTCGCCCACTGGGGCCGCCGCGATCCGATCGGGCTGTACGAGGCGTGGCTGCTGGACGAAGGGGTGACTCCGGATGCCCTCGAGACGATCGAAGGGGAGGTGACGTCGGAGATGGATGAGGCCGCCGACGAGGCGCTGGCATCCCGGAACGGACCCAAAACGTTCAACACCCCACCGAATGTCGACCCGAACAGCTTCGGCTGGACCTCGTCACTGGCAATTCGTCCAATATAGCTGCCACGAGCGTTTTACGAGTTGGTCGGGGTTGCGCCAAGCCCTCGAAGGTGCCATACTCATGGTGCATTTCGAGAATGATTCCAGATACCAACGACCGAGGAGGTCCTGTGCTTCCGACCGCCGAGCCGAACGGACGGCTGCACGAGGTCGCTCTCGCCGAGCTGACCGACGAGGAGTTGGTGACCGCCCACCTGGATGGCCGGGTCGGCGCTTTTCAGGCCCTGTACGATCGGTATCGCGACCGGCTCGTGCACTTCATCACGCGCAAGACCGGAGACCCCGATCGGGCGCAGGATCTGGTGCAGGAGGCCTTCATCCGGGTCACGCGACACCTTCACCGTTTCGACACCTCGAAGAAGTTCTCCACCTGGGTCTACACGATCGCGAGCAACCTCTCGAAGAACGAGTTGCGGAACCGGTCGCGGAGTCCTCTGGTGCTCTTCCAGAAGTTGACGAACAACTGGGACGACGATCATCGTCCGCTCCAGTTCGAGGACTTCTCCTTCCGTCCCGACGATCTCTACCACAAGCGGCACCTGCGTCGCCTCGTCGAAGAGACCGTGTCGGAACTGCCGGAGCACCACCAGCTCGTGTTCCGACTGCGTGAGCTCGAGGGCAAGAGCTACGAGGAGATCGCCGAGATCACCGGCGTGAATCTCGGCACGGTGAAGAGCCGGCTGCACCGGGCTCGCAACTCCTTCGCCCAGCGGATCGAGCCGTTTCTGAACTGATCGACTCGCGATCCACCTCCCTCCACCACCGAGCGCCGGCGCCGTGTTCGAGGATCTTCGCCGGGCCTTCCGCGAGGCCCTGGACAATTTTCAGCAGGAATGGAATCGGGACCGGATTCCGGGATCCGTCGACCGGTTGCTCGCCGGCATGGTCGACGAGGTGACGGAGGCGAAAACGCGACTCGCCGAACTGGAGGCGCAGATCGAGCGAACCCGCGCGGAGTCGGCGAAGGAGGGCGAGGAGCTCGCCACCTGCCTGCGCCGAGCCGCCCTGGCCCGCCAGATCGACGACGAGGAGACGGCCCGGCTCGCGGAGGAGTACGGCGAGAAGCACCGCCATCGGAAAGAGGTGCTCGACCAGAAGGCCGACGCGCTCACCCGCGAGGCTGAACTCCGCCGCTCGGAGGTCGAGGAGATGCTCGAGCGGGTGAAGGAGGCGCGCACGCGGCGGGATGCCCTTGCGGCGCAGGCCGGACGCACCGAGGCCCGGGCGACTCTGGACGAGTCGGACGACCTGTTCGCCGAGCTCGACCGCATGGCCGAGAAGATCGGCGACTCCGACGCCCGGGCGGAGGCTGCGCGCGCGGTGGACGATCTGTCGATCGACCTCGACGCGCCCGTGCGGCGACCCGATGTCGACTACGACGCGGCACTGGCTGAGCTCAAGCGGCGGATGGGCTCTCAGGGCTGAGACGCGCGTTCGCCGAGCAGCGCCAGCAGTCCCGCACATTCGCCGGCGAGGAACAACAGGTCTTCGCGCTCGCGACCGATCACCGCACCCGCCTCACGACCGTCGAGCACGACGTACCAGCCGTCTCCCTCCGGCCGCGCCACCGATATGATCAGCGCCCCTCCCGGCTCCTCCACGAGGGCCGGGGGATTCAGGTGCGGATCCCCGGGCATGCCGCCGGGCGGGAGAGGGCGTGGTTCGTACGATCCGAGGTCCACCACGGTGACCGCCGTGGGCTCGCGCCCGCCGGGCGCCTTCACCAGCCCCGCCCAGGTCGCCCCGACCACGGTGGCCATGCGCCACAGGGGCAGGGCGAAGTGGCGGTGGTCGCCCTCCGCGCCCAACAGGGAAAGCCCGGTCTCGTCGGACCGGCGGGCCTGCTCGGTCCGGTACCGTTCCAGGTCGATGACGTCGTCGTCGCTCATGCTTCAATGGTGCGCACTCGCGCGAGGGCCGTCAAAGCCTCGATCGCGAAGCGGCACTCCGGACTGGTTCCCGAGGCGCACAGACTCTACATTTGCGGACTCCCGCACCCCTCAAATCAACGCGAGTGCAGCCGGATGGAGAACTGGATCGGCATCGGCATCTGGATCGTGATGGGCGTCGTGATCGGCATGATCATGAAGTCGGTCGTCAGCAACCCCGACGAGACCCCGGGTCACGCCACCGTGCTCGCGGTGCTGGGTGCCTTCGCCGCCGTGATCGGCGGTATGCTGGGCGTGGGCATCTTCCACTTCGAGGACCCGCTGTCGCTGTCGCTCGGAGGCATGCTTGCCGCGGCCGTCTTCGCCGCAGCCATGACCTTCATCTACCGCTGGGGCGTGAAGTCGCTGATCTGAACGAACGACGCCGGCACGGATCTTCGACCCGGCCGGCGCCGCCCCTTCTCCGCTCACGGTAGGCGCACCCGTGTGCGGTCTATCGTACTGCAACGAGGGTGACCAGCCCTCGTCGACCGGAAATCGAGCGCCGGCCGTCGCGGTACGTGCAGAGCGTTCCAAAACCACCACCCATCCACCGCCCTGCTCCTGTACGACGCCGGGACCGCCCGTGGGGTTGCCCGGTGTCGATGGGACCTACGGGGGATGCTGGATCGAGGTTTCGGGTCCTTTCCAATCCGGGGCCGGGCGGCAAGGTTGGGATCGACCGATCCGACCTCGAACCGCAGAGATCTCATGGACGCCGCTCTCTCCTTCTCGCGCCAGCACTCGCCTCGCTTCCACGCCGAGCTCGAGGAGTTTCTGCGGATTCCCTCCGTCAGCGCACGCTCCGAGCACGACGGTGACACGCGGGCCGCCGCGGAGTGGCTGTCGGGTCGGATGACCGCGGCCGGTCTCGACAGCCGGGTGTTCGAGACGCCCGGCCACCCCGTGGTGCTGGGGGAGTGGCGGGGCGCGGGTGCCGACGCGCCCACCCTGCTGATCTACGGACACTACGACGTGCAGCCGGCCGAGCCGCTGGAGCTCTGGACCTCGCCGCCCTTCGAGCCCGAGGTTCGCGACGGCAGGATCTACGCGCGGGGGTCGGCCGACGACAAGGGCCAACTCCACATGCACGTGAAGGCCCTCGAGTCGTGGCTCGCCGGTGCGGGTCGGCTGCCGGTCAACGTGGTGGTGGTGGCCGAAGGCGAGGAGGAGGTCGGCTCACCCAACCTGCTCCCCTTCGTGGAGGAGATGGCCGATCGTCTGGCCTGCGACGCGGTGGTGATCTCCGACTCGGCCATGTTCGACGAGGGGCTCCCTTCGCTGCTCTTCTCCCTGCGGGGGCTCGCCTACCTCGAGGTCCGCGTGCGCACGGCGTCCGGCGACCTGCACTCGGGCGCGTACGGCGGAGCGGTGGCCAACCCGGCCGCCGCTCTATCGCGGATGATCGCGACCCTGCACGACGACCACGGCCGCATCGCGATCCCCGGGTTCTACGACGCGGTGAAGGAGTGGGATTCCGCCACCCGCGACGCGATCCGCGCGCTGCCCTTCGACGAGGACCGCTTCCGCAGCGGAGTGGGCGCCACCGACCTCCCCGGCGAGGCCGGCTACTCCACCCTCGAGCGTCTCTGGATCCGGCCCACCTGCGAGGTGAACGGTCTGCTGTCGGGCTACACCGGCCAGGGGGCGAAGACGGTACTGCCGGCCGAGGCGATGGCCAAGATCAGCTTCCGGCTGGTTCCGGACCAGGATCCCGCCCGTGTCGGGAGACTCCTGGAAGAGCACCTCCGCCGCGTGACTCCGGCCGGTGTGACGCTCGACATCACCGAACTCCACGGGGGGCACCCGTGGCGGGCCGACCCCACCGGGCCGCTCTTCGAAGCCGCCGGTCGGGCGCTCGAAGCCGCCTTCGGCGCCCGCCCCGTGCTGGCGGGCGAGGGAGGATCGATCCCGATCGTGGGCGACTTCGAACGCGTACTCGATGCACCCGCCCTGCTGGTGGGCTTCGCCCTTCCGGGCTGCAACATGCACGCGCCCGACGAGTGGTTCACCGTGGAGAACTACGATCGGGGGATCGAGGCGCTGGTTCGGCTCTACGCCGAACTCGGCGATGCGCTTCGCGGCTGATCCCAACGCTGCAACGCACCGGGACGGGCGATTCGATTGACAGCCGCGAGGGAAACGGCATACAATCTACAATCGAGGTGGGACAGGGCGGACCGTCCGCTCGGGGGAGCCCTCATGCCGGCTCGTCGCGACCCGCCTTCAGCCCCGATCCGACGAGACGCACGGTGCGCGATTCCCACTCCGCCCCCGCGGGCGATATCGATACCCCGATCCGCAACTTCATCGGTGGGGAATGGATCCCCGCCTCCGCCTCCGACGCCGTCGAGGTGACCGACCCCGGCACGGGCGAGGTGATCGGCCACGTGCCGCTCTCCACCAACGCCGATGTCGACGCGGCGGTGCAGGCGGCGGCCGACGCCTTTCCGGCCTGGCGCGCCACCCCGCCGGTCGAGCGGGCCCGGGTGCTCTTCCGACTCAAGGCGCTGCTCGAGGAGCACAAGCACGAGTTCGCCCGCGATCTGAGCCGCGAGCACGGCAAGAACGTGAAGGAGACGCTGGGCGAGATCCAGCGCGGAATCGAGAACGTCGAACACGCCTGCGGTGTGCCCACCCTCATGATGGGCGACACCCTCGAAGACGTCGCGTCAGGCATCGACTGCGAGACGGTCCGCCAGCCGCTGGGCGTGTTCGTGGGCATCACGCCGTACAACTTCCCCGTGATGATCCCCCTCTGGTTCTGGCCGTACGCCGTGGCCACCGGCAACACGTTCGTGCTCAAGCCGAGCGAGCAGGATCCGCTCACCCATCAGCGCATCGTCGACCTCGCGGTCCAGGCGGGATTGCCGGCCGGCGTTCTCAACGTCGTGCACGGCGACAAGGAGGCCACGACCCAGTTGATCCAGCATCCGCAGGTGGAGGGCGTGTCGTTCGTGGGTTCGAGCGAGATCGCGCGCATCATCTACCGCGTGGCGGGCGCCGCCGGCAAGCGGGTTCAGGCGCTCGGCGGGGCGAAGAACCACATGATCGTCATGCCCGACGCCGACCTCGACCTCACCGCCGAGGCCATCGTCGGATCGGTCTACGGTTCGGCCGGGCAGCGCTGCCTCGCCGGTACCCAGGTGATGGGCGTGGGCGACGCCTACGGCCGGATCAAGGAGCGGATCGTCGAAGGCGCGCGTGCGGTGAAGGTCGGATACGGCCTCGACGAGGACACCTTCATGGGGCCCGTGATCTCCAAGAAGCATCAGGCGCGCGTGGAGTCGTACATCGACGCCGGCGAGTCGGAAGGCGCGCGGGTCCTGGTCGACGGTCGCGGGTTCAAGGTCGACGGCTACCCGAACGGGAACTGGGTCGGACCGACGGTGCTCGACGAGGTCGTGCCCGAGATGTCGGTGGGCCGCGAGGAGATCTTCGGCCCGGTGGCCGGCCTGACCGCGGTGAACTCGCTCGAC contains the following coding sequences:
- a CDS encoding HAMP domain-containing sensor histidine kinase, with product MTVHILVAVVLALLGIGLGWMLGRGRERPIPPDPHPAALDRLGAELRRGSLGAEDPGEPRGVTEVRRAVAATWIPADQSREEALKQALGRIAAFLEGRVQEPLTRVREGDPGLLREGIDRALGGLQDLEFHLREPLTPDETHNLVSVVQQVAREFIADSETGVRFAAPAFPVQARIHRGRFLDAVYLLLNNAGHFGEGKTVDVTVEKVGDEATVTIRDRGPGFSPEALERAHDLFYTTRPEALGLGLPFARKIIEGFGGRIDLGNHAEGGGVVTVFLPGA
- a CDS encoding dipeptidase, which produces MDAALSFSRQHSPRFHAELEEFLRIPSVSARSEHDGDTRAAAEWLSGRMTAAGLDSRVFETPGHPVVLGEWRGAGADAPTLLIYGHYDVQPAEPLELWTSPPFEPEVRDGRIYARGSADDKGQLHMHVKALESWLAGAGRLPVNVVVVAEGEEEVGSPNLLPFVEEMADRLACDAVVISDSAMFDEGLPSLLFSLRGLAYLEVRVRTASGDLHSGAYGGAVANPAAALSRMIATLHDDHGRIAIPGFYDAVKEWDSATRDAIRALPFDEDRFRSGVGATDLPGEAGYSTLERLWIRPTCEVNGLLSGYTGQGAKTVLPAEAMAKISFRLVPDQDPARVGRLLEEHLRRVTPAGVTLDITELHGGHPWRADPTGPLFEAAGRALEAAFGARPVLAGEGGSIPIVGDFERVLDAPALLVGFALPGCNMHAPDEWFTVENYDRGIEALVRLYAELGDALRG
- a CDS encoding sigma-70 family RNA polymerase sigma factor codes for the protein MLPTAEPNGRLHEVALAELTDEELVTAHLDGRVGAFQALYDRYRDRLVHFITRKTGDPDRAQDLVQEAFIRVTRHLHRFDTSKKFSTWVYTIASNLSKNELRNRSRSPLVLFQKLTNNWDDDHRPLQFEDFSFRPDDLYHKRHLRRLVEETVSELPEHHQLVFRLRELEGKSYEEIAEITGVNLGTVKSRLHRARNSFAQRIEPFLN
- a CDS encoding ABC transporter transmembrane domain-containing protein, translated to MPDSTTSRTGKLGFLRRLAPRLRPWRSRLVLAGVLIVVTSVISLAFPLVVRELLDAAFLESSMGTLDRIALFLLGLFAVQAVLNFAQSYLTASVSENVVAELRIELFDALVGQSPGFFARRRVGELSSRLASDVGVLQQVLRFGVPELVRQGLFLVGALVLVTATNPRLTLVTLTAVPVAILVGWLFGRRVRRYSTGIQDTLATAVARAEQVFTQIRTVQSFNRERWEAEAFAREIGSTRDQGLQRAVARAGLTGAVTFAAFGAIVAVLWQGGRLVLAGDLTAGTLVAFLLYAVTIAGAITSLAGFWGNIQEASGAAQRLFELLDHPRELDEPASPRPLPRPLDGSVRFDRVFFRYADDQPWVLEGVDLDIHSGQQVALVGPSGAGKSTLAALIPRFFDSSRGTVSIDGVPVREVALEELRAAIGVVPQEPMLFAGTIRDNLLYGDPDASPEQVEEAARRAHAHEFISGFPDGYDQWVGERGITLSGGQRQRLAIARVFLKRPRILILDEASSSLDAESEHLVQDALQELMKGRTTLVIAHRLSTVIRADRIVVLDGGAIEARGTHAELLDRSAVYARLYRRQFADALAGSAPLADGESP
- a CDS encoding COX15/CtaA family protein; translated protein: MARPRLYISLAVTVAWTLALLFLGSVVHATESSLACPDWPTCFGTMMPEMVGGVFWEHLHRLVAGGLILLFGLATWFATRDADRRWMVRASVAGVVLLLVQAVFGGLTVIYQLPDAISTTHLALAFIFLSLAVVLTTAASRRSAQIVPTDPRLRGILRRWGGGATALVFLQSVVGAVVRHTDAGLACPDFPTCLGSWVPPIETHFVAVHFTHRVLGVLATLAVIGLVVALVRAGASTTLRRRALGAVSIVLVQFTLGVVSVLTILSVLPVSLHTLGAAALLALLVHLTALGHLEGEPVAAARPTAGVV
- a CDS encoding DUF420 domain-containing protein, yielding MDAQALGDLLAPVNATLNATATVCLLAGFAFIRARRIEAHRKAMLAAVGASALFLVFYLTRFALTGTHEFAGTGTARTVYLSILFSHMVLAVVVVPLVLRLLHLARTERFTEHRRLARWTYPIWLYVSITGIVVYALLYHVYGYV
- a CDS encoding CoA-binding protein; this translates as MPDNLPENQVPDLDEPWDRGELEAVLATSSDPHNPDPDTIYRIVRETLRFAVVGMSRDLSKPARRIPSYLAAKGGEVIPINPNAERILGQVARDSLDEVPVPVDMVLVFRPSEEAGEVIRSAMVRPEGPVIWLQDGIRADEAAAEARALGRTVVQDLCIYEVHRAFGDTLRRAQERSPGI
- the bcp gene encoding thioredoxin-dependent thiol peroxidase is translated as MLSPGDAAPDFTLPADDGSSVSLGDFAGRRLLVYFYPKDDTPGCTTQACDLRDDLPAFTSLGVDVVGVSPDSVKSHVKFRDKYDLNFPLLADEDHAVAEAFGVWKEKSMYGRTFMGIERSSFLIDAEGRIEQAWPKVKAGKHAAMVKEYLEG
- a CDS encoding thiamine pyrophosphate-dependent dehydrogenase E1 component subunit alpha yields the protein MRRYPAFDPPEYLDWTPDPELIVSYRRRIEQDSRRRAAIESLARGDLLSLYRDLLRTRLHDIGLKRWVKTGVISKAWLGTGEEAVTVGTVGALDRELDVVCPMIRNAGALHMMGVPLADLFRGYLATPDSLSGGRDLHIGDLGRNVLQPISHMGTNAQVMAGVALSFSNREEPRVALTFIGDGATRTAAFHEGANLAAVLGLPVIFVVQDNQVALGTRRDQHGRGDPGELGAAYGIPTWTADGNHLLDTWAAARLAAEHCRSGAGPAMVVARTFRMGGHATHDEREARTTFDPTLFAHWGRRDPIGLYEAWLLDEGVTPDALETIEGEVTSEMDEAADEALASRNGPKTFNTPPNVDPNSFGWTSSLAIRPI